Below is a genomic region from Bacteroidota bacterium.
CATTTATCTGAGCAGGAAATTTAGCATCCATACTGGAACGGTGGTTAGGAGTAACCACAGCGAAACCGGCATCAAGTACAGCCTTTCCTAAAACAGAAAGATCAGCGCCTTTCATATTATTAGCCATCCATGCGCTGCCATAAATAGAAATCACCACCGGATAAGTTGATTTTTGGACTTTAGGCAGATAAATGTCCA
It encodes:
- a CDS encoding alpha/beta hydrolase, whose product is DIYLPKVQKSTYPVVISIYGSAWMANNMKGADLSVLGKAVLDAGFAVVTPNHRSSMDAKFPAQINDIKAVIRFVRANAEEYQLDTRFVVIT